The genomic interval GCGGGCGGCCGAGTCGCGGCCGGCCTGGAGGACTTCCTCGTGGTTGAGCGGTTCGCCCGTCAGGCCCGCGGCCAGGTTGGTGACCAGGGAGATGCCGAGCACCTCCGCGCCCGCCTCGCGCGCGGCGATGGCCTCCAGGACCGTCGACATGCCGACGAGGTCGCCGCCCATGGCACGGACCATGTTGATCTCGGCCGGCGTCTCGTAGTGCGGGCCGGGGAACTGGACGTAGACGCCCTCCTCCAGGCTGGCGTCGACCTCCTTGCACAGGGCGCGCAGACGCGGCGAGTACAGGTCCGTCAGGTCGACGAAGTTCGCGCCGATGATCGGCGACGTGGCCGTCAGGTTGAGGTGATCACTGATCAGGACCGGCTGGCCGGGGCGCATGCCGGGGCGCAGGCCGCCGCAGCCGTTCGTGAGGACGATGGTCTTGCAGCCGGCGGCGACAGCGGTGCGTACGCCGTGCGCGACGGCGGCGACACCGCGGCCCTCGTAGTAGTGCGTACGGCC from Streptomyces spiramyceticus carries:
- a CDS encoding purine-nucleoside phosphorylase, whose product is MNASVTPAPADGFADPHAAADAAAARLRELTGAETHDVALVMGSGWVPAAEALGAPEHEFAVTELPGFPPPAVAGHAGTVRSYKIGDKRALVFLGRTHYYEGRGVAAVAHGVRTAVAAGCKTIVLTNGCGGLRPGMRPGQPVLISDHLNLTATSPIIGANFVDLTDLYSPRLRALCKEVDASLEEGVYVQFPGPHYETPAEINMVRAMGGDLVGMSTVLEAIAAREAGAEVLGISLVTNLAAGLTGEPLNHEEVLQAGRDSAARMGELLAQVLRRI